The sequence CCGAGGACCTGCTCACCGGCATCCTCGCCGAGGTCCCCGGGGCGTGGCTGGAGGGCGAGCGCGGCTTCGCGTCGGCCGACGAGGTGCGCCGCGCGTACGTGGACGCGCTCCTGCGCCGCGCCGACGGCCTCTCCGCGCGCATCGATCTCCCCGAGGAGCCCCCCGCCCCGCCGGTCCCCGCCTCGGGCTGGCGGCGGCCCGGCGAGGGCGCCCCCGCGCCCGTACCGCCCGCGCCGGGGACCGGCACGCCGCAGGTCTTCGAGTACGCGGCGCTGCGCCTCGTCCCGCGCGTCGACCGCGGCGAGTACGTGAACGCGGGCGTCGTCGTCTACCAGCGCGCCACCGGCTTCGTCGCGGCCCGCACGCGCCTCGACCCGGCGCGGCTGCGCGGCCTCGACCCGGACGCCGACGCCGAGGGCGCCGCCGCGCTCCTCCGCGCGGTCGAAGCGGTGTGCGGCGGCGGGAGCGGGGCGGGCGGCGCGGCGGGCGACGACGCGGGCCGCCGTTTCCGCTGGCTCGTGGCACCGCGCTCGGCCCTCCTCCAGCCGGGCCCCGTGCACACCGGCCTTACGCGGGCGCCCGGGGCGGAGCTGGACCGGCTGCTGGAGCGGCTCGTTCCCTGAGCGGGCCGTTTCCCGGCCCCCGCGCGGCCGTCCGCCCCGGGCCGCGCGAGAGGGATCACACGCCGCCGCGAGCCCGGCCCGTTGACACCCGGTGCCACGCCTTCTAGCGTCACTTCCACCCAAGGTACTAAGCGGTCGCTCATTCGCGCGCGGTAGTGTGAGGAGCCCGCCGTGCGAGAGCCCCCGCGGCCCCGCCGTACCGGGCGTCGAGGTTTCCCCCAGGGACGAGGAGAACACCACATGTCCACCACCGAGCAGCGCGTAGCCGTCGTGACCGGTGCGGCGCGCGGAATCGGCGCGGCCACCGCCGTCCGCCTCGCCGAGGAGGGCCGCGCCGTCGCCGTCATCGACCTCGACGAGGCGGCCTGCGAGGACACCGTCGGGAAGATCACCGCCGCGGGCGGCAAGGCCCTCGCGGTCGGCGCCGACGTCTCCGACGAGGCGCGGGTCGAGGCCGCCGTCGCGCGGATCGCCGAGGAGCTGGGCGCCCCGACGATCCTCGTCAACAACGCCGGGGTGCTCCGCGACAACCTGCTCTTCAAGATGAGCGTGAGCGACTGGGACACCGTCCTCGGCGTCCACCTGCGCGGGGCCTTCCTCATGGCCCGCGCCGTGCAGAAGCACATGGTCGACGCGAAGTTCGGCCGGATCGTCAATCTCTCCAGCTCCTCCGCGCTCGGCAACCGGGGGCAGGTCAACTACTCGGCGGCCAAGGCCGGGATGCAGGGCTTCACGAAGACCCTGGCCATCGAGCTGGGCAAGTTCGGCGTCACCGCGAACGCCGTCGCCCCCGGCTTCATCGCGACCGACATGACGGCCGCGACCGCCGAGCGCGTCGGCATGGGCTTCGAGGACTTCCAGAAGGCCGCCGCCTCGCAGATCCCGGTCCAGCGCGTCGGGTACCCCGAGGACATCGCCAACGCCGTCGCCTTCTTCACCGCCGACGCGGCCGGCTTCGTCTCGGGCCAGGTCCTGTACGTGGCCGGCGGCCCGCTCAACTGAACACCCGGAAGGACAGCACCAGATGACTGAGCAGCAGCGGCCGGACTCCGGAGAGGTCGCCCTCGTCACCGGGGCCAGCCGGGGCATCGGCTACGGCATCGCGGCGGCCCTCGTGGCCCGCGGCGACCGCGTGTGCATCACCGGGCGCGGCGAGGAGGCGCTCAAGGAGGCCGTCGAACGCCTCGGTTCCGACCGCGTCATCGGCGTGGCGGGCAAGGCGCACGACGAGGCCCACCAGGCCGCCGCCGTCGCCGCGACGATGGAGGCGTTCGGCCGCGTCGACCACCTCGTCAACAACGCGGGCACCAACCCGGTCTTCGGCCCGCTCGCCGAACTCGACCTCAACGTGGCCCGCAAGGTGTACGACACCAACGTGCTCTCCGCGCTCGGCTTCGCGCAGCGGACGTGGCGGGCCTGGCAGCGGGAGCACGGCGGGACGATCGTCAACATCGCCTCGCTCGCCGGGGTCTCCGCCTCGCCCTTCATCGGCGCGTACGGGATGAGCAAGGCCGCCATGGTCAACCTCACCCTCCAGCTCGCGCACGAGTTCGCGCCGAAGGTACGGGTCAACGCGCTCGCCCCGGCCGTCGTCAAGACGAAGTTCGCCGAGGCGCTGTACGAGGGCCGCGAGGCCGAGGTCGCCGCCTCGTACCCACTCGGCCGGCTCGGCGTCCCCGAGGACATCGGCGGCGCCGCGGAGTTCCTCACCTCGGACCGCTCCGGCTGGATCACCGGCCAGACGCTCGTCCTGGACGGCGGCATCTTCCTCAACGCGGGCGTGGGCTGAGCCGGGAACGCGGCGCGGGGCGGCCGGAGAGCGGGCGCCGGGCTGTCCGGGGTGCGTCCGCCCTCGGGCGAGGGCCGTCCCGGATGCGCCGGCCCTGCTGCGAGGGCCGTCCCCGGGGCCGCCTGCCTCCGTGCGCGGGCCGTACGGGGGCGGGCGCGGCTTCCGCCCGGGGAACGGCCTCGGGGCGGCGTTGTCAGTGCCTCCCGGTAGGTTCGGTGACGTACCGAGCGCACCCCCGGAGGTTGTTGACGTGACCGTGACCCCTGCCGCCCCGCTGCCCGCGTCCTGGAGCGGCGTACTCGGCGAGGAGCTGGAG comes from Streptomyces sp. Tu6071 and encodes:
- a CDS encoding DUF3037 domain-containing protein, coding for MRLVPRVDRGEYVNAGVVVYQRATGFVAARTRLDPARLRGLDPDADAEGAAALLRAVEAVCGGGSGAGGAAGDDAGRRFRWLVAPRSALLQPGPVHTGLTRAPGAELDRLLERLVP
- the fabG gene encoding 3-oxoacyl-ACP reductase FabG translates to MSTTEQRVAVVTGAARGIGAATAVRLAEEGRAVAVIDLDEAACEDTVGKITAAGGKALAVGADVSDEARVEAAVARIAEELGAPTILVNNAGVLRDNLLFKMSVSDWDTVLGVHLRGAFLMARAVQKHMVDAKFGRIVNLSSSSALGNRGQVNYSAAKAGMQGFTKTLAIELGKFGVTANAVAPGFIATDMTAATAERVGMGFEDFQKAAASQIPVQRVGYPEDIANAVAFFTADAAGFVSGQVLYVAGGPLN
- a CDS encoding SDR family oxidoreductase — encoded protein: MTEQQRPDSGEVALVTGASRGIGYGIAAALVARGDRVCITGRGEEALKEAVERLGSDRVIGVAGKAHDEAHQAAAVAATMEAFGRVDHLVNNAGTNPVFGPLAELDLNVARKVYDTNVLSALGFAQRTWRAWQREHGGTIVNIASLAGVSASPFIGAYGMSKAAMVNLTLQLAHEFAPKVRVNALAPAVVKTKFAEALYEGREAEVAASYPLGRLGVPEDIGGAAEFLTSDRSGWITGQTLVLDGGIFLNAGVG